In one Zobellia galactanivorans genomic region, the following are encoded:
- a CDS encoding sensor histidine kinase, protein MNFNPKNKTSNFILLITSFGIVSLILWNTNSFFKKFKEEERLKMEIWATAQSEFQQSSEDTDLGNLHLKVFQNNTSTPMILVNKDGSYKTNNMDKQKVSDSVYVQNRIRKFESENKPISINQQGEHLATLYYGNSEVLNKLKYYPIALLLIMFLFGAVIFFFFKTNKASEQNKLWAGMAKETAHQIGTPLSSLLGWNELLKSENINPQITKEISKDISRLETITERFSKIGSLPKLDPHDIVKETKDAYDYLKLRSSKLIDFSFSSNVGQLPVLLNRSLYNWTIENLVKNGIDAMKGKGSIHIEIRSEGKQVHVQVSDTGHGIPKSDFQTIFNPGVTSKKRGWGLGLSLVKRIVEEYHKGKIKVLSSNKQGTVMQVTLKALS, encoded by the coding sequence ATGAATTTCAATCCTAAAAATAAAACATCGAATTTCATTTTACTCATTACCTCCTTTGGTATTGTGAGCCTTATACTGTGGAATACGAACAGTTTCTTTAAAAAGTTCAAGGAAGAAGAACGGCTTAAGATGGAAATTTGGGCCACGGCACAATCGGAATTCCAACAATCGTCGGAAGATACCGATCTGGGCAACCTACACCTCAAAGTTTTCCAGAACAACACCTCGACCCCCATGATCTTGGTCAACAAAGACGGTTCGTACAAGACCAATAACATGGATAAGCAGAAAGTAAGCGACTCTGTTTATGTTCAAAATAGAATACGGAAGTTCGAAAGCGAGAACAAACCCATTTCAATAAACCAACAGGGCGAACATTTGGCTACGCTTTATTACGGCAATTCGGAGGTTTTGAACAAATTGAAATACTACCCCATAGCCCTCTTATTGATCATGTTTTTGTTCGGGGCGGTAATCTTCTTCTTTTTCAAGACCAACAAGGCCTCTGAACAGAACAAACTATGGGCAGGCATGGCCAAGGAAACGGCACACCAGATCGGTACGCCCTTATCTTCCTTATTGGGATGGAACGAACTTTTAAAAAGCGAAAACATCAACCCCCAGATTACCAAGGAAATCTCAAAGGATATTTCTAGGCTAGAGACCATTACCGAACGCTTTTCAAAAATAGGTTCGCTACCCAAGCTCGACCCCCACGATATTGTAAAAGAAACCAAAGATGCCTACGACTACCTAAAATTGCGTAGCTCAAAACTGATCGATTTCTCGTTCTCTTCAAATGTAGGTCAGCTTCCGGTATTACTGAACCGCTCCCTCTACAATTGGACGATAGAAAACCTGGTCAAAAACGGTATCGACGCCATGAAGGGCAAGGGAAGCATCCACATAGAGATACGAAGCGAGGGCAAACAAGTACACGTACAAGTTTCGGATACCGGCCACGGCATACCCAAAAGTGACTTCCAGACCATTTTCAACCCTGGGGTAACCAGCAAAAAAAGAGGTTGGGGCTTGGGCCTTTCGTTGGTAAAAAGAATCGTTGAAGAGTACCATAAGGGGAAGATAAAAGTACTTTCGTCGAATAAGCAGGGTACAGTTATGCAGGTTACCCTAAAGGCTTTAAGTTAG
- a CDS encoding HIT family protein, which translates to MASIFTKIINGEIPCYKIAEDDDYFAFLDINPNAKGHTLCIPKKEVDKIMDLDEATYMGLMAFSRKVGKAIETAIDCKRVGMTVIGLEVPHVHVHLIPLNSMQEATFQHKVSLAKEEFETIAAKIRAELG; encoded by the coding sequence ATGGCATCGATCTTCACAAAAATCATCAACGGCGAAATTCCCTGTTATAAAATAGCGGAAGACGATGACTATTTCGCCTTTTTAGATATCAACCCCAACGCCAAGGGGCATACTCTTTGTATTCCGAAGAAAGAGGTAGATAAGATTATGGATCTTGACGAGGCTACCTATATGGGACTCATGGCCTTTTCACGAAAAGTGGGGAAGGCCATTGAAACTGCCATCGATTGTAAACGGGTAGGAATGACGGTCATTGGCCTTGAGGTGCCGCACGTTCATGTTCATCTTATACCTTTGAACAGTATGCAAGAGGCTACTTTTCAGCACAAGGTCTCACTTGCCAAGGAAGAATTTGAAACGATTGCCGCGAAGATCCGCGCCGAACTAGGCTAG